A stretch of the Puniceicoccus vermicola genome encodes the following:
- a CDS encoding secondary thiamine-phosphate synthase enzyme YjbQ has product MSVTNNTFSVETGGRGLYEITDRVQSAVSSAGASEALALVFCRHTSCSLVLMENADPTAQADLERYMDEMVPDGTGYEHTLEGPDDMPSHIKMVLTRSSESIPVINGRLALGTWQGIFLWEHRDRPHRRSLVVSISQ; this is encoded by the coding sequence GTGTCGGTCACGAACAACACGTTCTCGGTCGAAACAGGGGGGAGAGGATTGTATGAAATCACCGACCGCGTTCAATCAGCGGTCTCAAGCGCGGGTGCCTCAGAGGCGCTGGCGCTTGTTTTTTGCCGTCATACCAGCTGCAGCTTGGTCTTGATGGAGAATGCGGATCCGACTGCGCAGGCGGATTTGGAGCGGTATATGGATGAGATGGTCCCCGATGGCACGGGCTACGAGCATACTCTCGAGGGGCCGGATGATATGCCGAGCCACATTAAAATGGTCCTGACCCGTTCCTCGGAATCCATTCCGGTGATCAATGGTCGGCTCGCTCTCGGAACCTGGCAGGGAATCTTCCTCTGGGAACACCGTGACCGCCCACATCGGCGGTCGTTGGTGGTTTCCATCTCCCAGTAG
- the rpmB gene encoding 50S ribosomal protein L28, producing the protein MSRICAITGRRPIRGGKITRKGQSKKSGGIGTHVVKNSKRTFRPNLQRVRVRMPNGQVKRIWVSAKALKAGKVVKA; encoded by the coding sequence ATGTCTAGAATTTGCGCAATCACAGGTCGTCGTCCCATTCGGGGAGGTAAAATCACTCGCAAGGGTCAATCCAAGAAGAGCGGAGGGATCGGCACGCACGTCGTGAAGAATTCCAAACGCACCTTCCGACCCAACCTGCAACGGGTTCGCGTTCGCATGCCCAACGGGCAAGTGAAGCGGATTTGGGTGTCGGCTAAAGCCCTGAAAGCGGGCAAGGTCGTTAAGGCCTAA
- a CDS encoding 2-hydroxyacid dehydrogenase, which translates to MKVTVFSTKRYDRRSLTEANHDKHEFTFIQDRLRPETVALATEADAVCPFVHDIVDEEVIRTLAENDCRLIALRCAGFNNVDLEAARKYGVTVTRVPAYSPYAVAEFAVGLILSLNRKIHRAYSRVREYDFSIDGLEGFDLHGKTVGIIGTGKIGVVFAGIMKGFGCKLLAYDPYPNEEMKALGAEYVSLDDLFAQSDIISLHCPLMKQTHHIIGAEALPKLKKGVMIINTSRGGLIDADAAIEGVKERIIGALGLDVYEEEEGIFFEDHSEGIMDDDRLLRLTSFPNVLITSHQAFFTRDALANIADVTIRNLDQFEEDGKCEFSL; encoded by the coding sequence ATGAAAGTTACAGTATTCTCCACCAAGCGCTACGACCGTCGCTCGCTCACCGAGGCCAACCACGACAAACACGAGTTCACTTTTATTCAGGATCGGCTTCGCCCCGAAACGGTTGCACTGGCGACCGAGGCGGATGCGGTTTGCCCTTTCGTCCATGACATCGTTGATGAGGAAGTCATCCGAACTCTCGCCGAGAACGACTGCCGATTGATCGCGCTCCGCTGCGCCGGCTTCAACAACGTCGACTTGGAGGCTGCCCGCAAATACGGGGTGACGGTGACCCGCGTTCCGGCCTATTCCCCCTACGCGGTCGCCGAATTTGCCGTCGGGTTGATCCTCAGCCTCAACCGCAAGATTCACCGAGCCTACTCCCGGGTGCGGGAATACGACTTCTCCATCGACGGCCTCGAAGGCTTCGACCTTCACGGGAAGACCGTCGGAATCATTGGCACTGGCAAGATTGGCGTAGTTTTCGCAGGAATCATGAAGGGCTTTGGCTGCAAGCTTCTGGCCTACGACCCCTACCCCAACGAGGAAATGAAAGCTCTTGGGGCCGAGTATGTTTCTTTGGACGATCTCTTCGCCCAGTCAGACATCATCAGCCTGCACTGCCCGCTGATGAAACAGACCCACCACATCATTGGAGCCGAAGCTCTCCCGAAGCTCAAGAAGGGTGTGATGATCATCAACACCAGTCGTGGTGGTCTCATCGATGCCGATGCCGCCATCGAAGGCGTCAAAGAGCGCATCATCGGCGCCTTGGGCCTCGATGTCTATGAAGAGGAGGAAGGCATATTTTTCGAGGACCACTCCGAGGGAATCATGGACGATGACCGACTGCTGCGACTCACCTCCTTTCCCAATGTCTTGATCACGAGCCACCAGGCCTTTTTCACCCGGGATGCCTTGGCCAACATCGCGGATGTGACCATCCGCAACCTCGACCAGTTTGAGGAAGACGGGAAGTGCGAATTTAGCCTCTGA
- the dnaX gene encoding DNA polymerase III subunit gamma/tau, with the protein MRQSIGRFKIFSVALPECPFQFEIVEGGYQVIARRWRPKRFEDLVGQEHIVRTLSNAIERERLAHAYLFIGPRGTGKTSTARLLACALNGSEKPTVNFDADSDLVQAIMGGSCMDVIEIDGASNNSVEQVRDLREDCQYRPSQCPFKIYIIDEVHMLSQAAFNALLKTLEEPPPHVKFIFATTESNKVLPTIVSRCQRLEFRPIDDAEIVRRLGEISKAEEIKVEDSALRAIAKLANGGMRDAQSILDQLISFCGTEISEGDVLSVFGMAGEADLAKLGRSLAESDYEGLVSCADRFSREGKDLSRILTDLSGLIREALLEAIRSGGSSNKLGPVLEIEPLLRILDALKAGERAVQKGLSERVNFEVTLLRAVDHARTRPIDTVIRQISDLVGTEPAGQKKN; encoded by the coding sequence TTGAGGCAATCGATCGGACGATTCAAAATCTTTTCCGTTGCCCTGCCCGAATGTCCTTTTCAGTTTGAGATTGTGGAAGGTGGATACCAAGTCATTGCCCGTCGCTGGAGGCCGAAGCGCTTCGAGGATCTCGTTGGGCAGGAACATATCGTCCGCACGCTCTCGAATGCGATTGAGCGGGAGCGGCTGGCGCACGCCTACCTATTTATCGGCCCCCGTGGCACCGGGAAAACGAGTACCGCCCGCCTTCTCGCCTGCGCCCTGAACGGTTCGGAGAAACCTACGGTCAACTTCGATGCCGATTCCGACTTGGTTCAGGCAATAATGGGGGGCAGTTGCATGGATGTCATCGAGATCGATGGTGCCTCCAACAACTCCGTCGAGCAGGTTCGCGACCTCCGCGAGGATTGCCAATACCGCCCATCCCAGTGCCCCTTCAAGATCTACATCATCGACGAGGTGCACATGCTCTCGCAGGCGGCTTTCAACGCTCTCCTCAAGACTCTCGAAGAACCTCCCCCTCACGTTAAATTCATTTTTGCGACGACTGAGAGCAATAAAGTGCTCCCGACCATCGTCTCCCGCTGCCAACGCCTCGAATTTCGCCCGATCGACGATGCAGAAATCGTCCGTCGCCTCGGGGAGATCTCCAAAGCTGAGGAAATTAAGGTCGAGGACTCCGCCCTGCGGGCCATCGCCAAGCTGGCCAACGGTGGAATGCGCGATGCACAGTCCATTCTCGATCAATTGATTTCCTTCTGCGGCACCGAAATCAGCGAAGGGGATGTCCTCTCCGTCTTCGGGATGGCCGGCGAAGCGGACTTGGCCAAACTCGGACGCTCCCTCGCCGAGAGCGACTACGAAGGCCTGGTTTCCTGTGCCGACCGCTTCAGCCGCGAAGGGAAGGACCTTTCCCGGATCCTTACCGATCTTTCCGGACTCATCCGGGAAGCCCTGCTGGAAGCCATTCGTTCGGGGGGATCGAGCAACAAGCTGGGCCCGGTTCTCGAGATCGAACCTCTTCTGCGCATCCTCGACGCCCTCAAGGCGGGGGAACGGGCCGTGCAAAAGGGCCTCTCTGAACGCGTCAATTTTGAGGTTACGCTCCTTCGCGCCGTCGACCACGCCCGCACTCGACCCATCGATACTGTGATTCGCCAAATCAGCGACCTCGTTGGAACTGAACCTGCGGGTCAAAAAAAAAATTGA
- the cas9 gene encoding type II CRISPR RNA-guided endonuclease Cas9 (Cas9, originally named Csn1, is the large, multifunctional signature protein of type II CRISPR/Cas systems. It is well known even to general audiences because its RNA-guided endonuclease activity has made it a popular tool for custom editing of eukaryotic genomes.) yields MPKQVSFAFDIGHASIGWAAIKKNGAVPELLGCGVVTFRPDDCQNHQRAAFRRGRRHIAATRNRMKRLESLLLHLEVLSKIDIQNARENPHPWPWLLAAQILTGQRQALTWAELWAVIRWYAHNRGYDGNALWSGEENEDDKEDTQKVENANRLMGLYQTSTMAETVCAFLGVDPANTKNPSLESYFKGQDAAFPRSVVRAEVVRILEVHFEKLPRCDKAFVEALCGAERDSWKRIPCPSIRLPKRFHGGLLFGQMVPRFDNRIIPLCRISGEKTPDKNCRDFYRFRWGMLLCNLRVSDDETESRRLNAAERQLVHQAIQINGYLTPTGLKTAIEKATGATPINVDQMFMTPEMEKALVLDPVRREISSQKISPIWETIPERFQKRFAGRLFKNRRASLAQWREDLAEGGVELSAFDQSVEYSYEAYAKRKKKQKLDLPEFCSERISVASASGRAPYSRTLMAEAWEAVFDDSKPDPKDRGGCLEESLEVVTRQIQRSIDEKTNNHLVRHRLLIFQELLKDLIKNYADDDSANVDIVALEVIRDLQEFSAKTAKEKAQLMGLKLADHRRAVKLIEKELEKYGGEYRISAGLIKKVRIATDLNWTCPFTGKHYCFDDLVRGNVDREHIIPRSWRPSDALDALVLTWPEVNRLKGQRTAWEFMEQQNGGQVPGTDLRLQPLANYEKFVDSLKPRFDPRKGQRDFIDDDLRKYRRKMLLRVKHFDKRKKPEGEAGGFTGRDLTQTSHLNKLAVLQARDILDRPYDDTVWSLAGSVTAAVRKAWKLEGCLARACPETEGKTKTDIREITHLHHALDAVTIGLAAFYFPKNGKLWDLMSRRQISRKEDQTEFESLSRLPIRFTKNGKWEVPEVRPKLKNQISERLLEKRVIQHQPKTMRGLKVQQNTWRVLHEDPQDENKMVITIANRDENKKRKRSTKTERKSKLLGLRPKGEQGKLAKLKGSLIIEENYGVILDPEIRVLPHLNVFEEIANARKTNGGVNPRVIRGGSLIKVEKGRYEGVWKVFSIKDAKAGFLIDMASPEIVKAANKVRGCVMNARLNSLLKGRLTILEPDYTGHFE; encoded by the coding sequence ATGCCAAAGCAAGTTTCATTCGCATTCGACATCGGCCATGCCAGCATTGGTTGGGCAGCTATCAAGAAGAACGGTGCGGTCCCGGAACTTCTTGGTTGCGGAGTCGTGACCTTCAGACCTGACGATTGTCAAAACCACCAGCGTGCGGCATTTCGTCGAGGACGCCGTCACATCGCAGCGACCCGAAACCGGATGAAGCGCTTAGAGAGTCTTTTGCTTCACCTAGAAGTATTGTCGAAAATTGATATCCAAAATGCCCGTGAGAACCCCCACCCTTGGCCATGGCTACTTGCTGCACAGATTCTAACTGGTCAGCGCCAAGCTCTAACTTGGGCAGAGCTATGGGCGGTGATTCGCTGGTATGCACACAACCGCGGTTATGATGGAAACGCGCTCTGGTCGGGCGAAGAAAATGAGGACGATAAGGAGGACACACAGAAGGTGGAAAACGCCAATCGCTTGATGGGCCTTTATCAAACCTCAACCATGGCAGAAACCGTTTGCGCCTTTCTTGGAGTCGATCCCGCAAACACAAAAAATCCTTCTCTCGAATCCTATTTCAAAGGCCAGGATGCCGCCTTTCCTCGATCAGTTGTGCGAGCAGAAGTCGTTCGAATTCTGGAAGTCCACTTCGAAAAACTGCCAAGGTGCGATAAGGCATTTGTCGAGGCGCTCTGTGGCGCAGAAAGAGATTCTTGGAAACGCATTCCCTGCCCATCCATCCGCCTACCCAAACGATTTCACGGAGGTTTGCTTTTCGGGCAAATGGTTCCCCGATTCGACAACCGCATTATTCCTCTCTGCCGGATCAGTGGAGAAAAAACACCGGACAAGAACTGTCGGGATTTTTACCGCTTCCGGTGGGGAATGCTTCTCTGCAATCTAAGGGTTTCTGATGACGAAACAGAATCCCGTCGTCTAAACGCCGCGGAACGGCAACTGGTCCATCAGGCGATACAAATCAACGGATACCTTACGCCTACCGGTTTGAAAACTGCCATAGAAAAGGCAACCGGAGCCACTCCGATCAATGTGGATCAGATGTTCATGACTCCGGAAATGGAAAAAGCGCTGGTCCTCGATCCCGTTCGACGTGAGATCTCTTCGCAGAAAATCTCCCCGATTTGGGAGACCATTCCCGAACGCTTCCAAAAGAGATTCGCCGGACGGCTATTTAAGAATCGCAGAGCTAGTTTGGCTCAATGGAGGGAGGATCTCGCCGAGGGCGGCGTAGAGCTTTCAGCTTTCGACCAGAGCGTTGAGTACAGTTATGAAGCCTATGCGAAGCGTAAGAAAAAACAAAAACTCGACCTACCCGAATTTTGCAGCGAGAGAATCTCCGTAGCATCCGCTAGTGGAAGAGCCCCCTATTCGCGTACACTCATGGCTGAAGCTTGGGAAGCTGTATTCGATGACAGTAAGCCGGATCCCAAAGACCGGGGTGGATGCCTGGAAGAATCCTTAGAAGTCGTGACCAGGCAAATTCAGAGATCGATTGACGAGAAAACGAACAACCACCTAGTCCGCCATCGTCTTTTGATTTTTCAGGAATTGCTCAAGGATTTAATCAAAAATTATGCGGACGATGACTCAGCGAACGTCGATATAGTAGCTCTGGAAGTCATTCGGGATCTGCAAGAATTTTCTGCCAAAACAGCCAAAGAGAAAGCCCAATTAATGGGTCTAAAACTCGCCGACCACCGCAGAGCCGTAAAGCTAATCGAGAAGGAGCTGGAAAAATATGGTGGGGAATACCGGATCAGCGCAGGCTTAATCAAAAAGGTTCGTATCGCGACGGACTTGAATTGGACCTGTCCTTTTACCGGAAAACACTACTGCTTCGACGACTTAGTAAGAGGCAATGTCGATAGAGAACACATTATTCCGCGCTCGTGGCGACCCAGCGATGCCCTCGATGCTCTGGTTCTCACTTGGCCCGAGGTAAATCGATTGAAGGGCCAGCGCACTGCTTGGGAATTTATGGAACAGCAAAACGGCGGACAAGTTCCAGGGACAGATCTACGACTTCAGCCCCTCGCAAACTACGAAAAATTCGTCGATTCGCTAAAACCGAGATTCGATCCTCGCAAAGGACAACGGGACTTCATCGACGACGATCTCCGAAAATATCGGCGTAAGATGCTCTTACGCGTCAAGCACTTCGATAAACGAAAAAAGCCGGAGGGCGAAGCAGGCGGATTTACGGGCCGAGACCTCACCCAAACAAGCCACCTAAACAAACTGGCAGTATTGCAGGCTCGGGATATCCTTGATCGACCCTACGACGACACGGTGTGGAGTCTGGCTGGCAGCGTTACAGCCGCCGTCCGCAAGGCTTGGAAGCTTGAAGGCTGCCTTGCCCGGGCTTGCCCCGAAACGGAAGGTAAAACGAAAACGGATATTCGCGAAATAACCCATCTGCATCATGCACTGGACGCGGTTACTATCGGATTGGCAGCCTTCTACTTTCCGAAGAACGGTAAACTCTGGGACTTGATGAGTCGACGCCAGATCTCGCGTAAAGAAGATCAAACCGAATTCGAATCCCTCAGCCGCTTGCCTATCCGCTTTACGAAGAACGGTAAATGGGAAGTTCCCGAGGTGCGTCCTAAGCTCAAGAACCAAATCTCCGAACGACTGTTGGAAAAACGCGTAATTCAGCATCAGCCGAAGACCATGCGCGGTCTGAAAGTACAGCAAAATACATGGAGGGTTCTTCACGAAGACCCACAGGATGAGAATAAGATGGTCATCACGATTGCTAATCGCGATGAGAACAAGAAACGAAAGCGAAGCACCAAAACCGAGCGAAAAAGCAAGCTTCTCGGACTCAGGCCAAAGGGCGAACAAGGAAAGTTGGCTAAACTGAAGGGAAGTTTGATCATCGAAGAAAATTACGGCGTGATTCTTGATCCAGAAATTCGAGTCCTTCCCCACCTCAATGTCTTCGAAGAAATCGCAAATGCCAGAAAGACCAATGGAGGCGTCAATCCACGAGTAATTCGCGGCGGTAGTCTCATTAAAGTAGAGAAAGGTCGGTATGAAGGTGTTTGGAAGGTCTTCTCGATCAAAGACGCCAAGGCTGGATTTCTCATCGACATGGCCTCTCCCGAAATAGTGAAAGCAGCCAATAAAGTTCGAGGATGCGTGATGAATGCGCGATTGAATAGCTTATTGAAGGGTAGACTAACAATTCTCGAACCTGACTATACGGGTCATTTCGAGTGA
- a CDS encoding vitamin B12 dependent-methionine synthase activation domain-containing protein, with the protein MSKQKQIPESASFGQLREIFQKRIAFLDGAMGTMIQRHNLTEEDFRNEDLKDVPGDLKGNNDLLSITRPEIIEDIHRKFFEAGSDIVETNTFSGTTIAQADYGLESWVDRINRDSVRLARKVADEISAREGRQLFVAGAMGPTNRTASLSPDVNRPEYRAVTYEQLRTAYYEQAKSLVEAGADLLLPETTFDTLNLKASIHAIEDLFEERNERIPVILSVTITDQSGRTLSGQTVEAFWNSVRHAKPFCVGLNCALGADLMKPFLQELSRVADTYVHVYPNAGLPNPLSDTGYDETPEHTGSALAGFATEGLVNLVGGCCGTTPDHIAAVVEEVSEFPPRVVPEITRCLRLSGLEPMNFDGSGEGFLMVGERANVTGSPRFKKLIKAGDFEGALTVASSQIEKGAHVLDVNFDEGMLEGEECMRKFLNLLGSEPDISRVPFMIDSSKWSVIEAGLQCVQGKPIVNSISLKEGEDAFRKQAQKILRYGAAAVVMAFDENGQAVSVEGKVEIAERSFRILTEEVGFEPQDVIFDLNILTVATGMEEHNPYAVNFIEAVREVKKRCPGCLTSGGLSNVSFSFRGNNPVREAMHASFLHHAQKAGLDMAIVNPGLLMDYDKIEEPLKTLVDDVILNRNPESTERLIEHAEAIKEGRAGGSPEERVSAAMVRGMKVLQELFERASREKNPEILEKFLLGGEGAVPAGDSVKKKAEGVGDWRSQDLGKRIEHALVRGIASHIEEDTEEARQKLDRPLDVIEGPLMDGMKVVGKLFGEGKMFLPQVVKSARVMKKAVAYLLPYMEEEKKDSSSAGTFVIATVRGDVHDIGKNIVGVVLGCNGYKVVDLGVMCELDKILDAAREHNADFIGMSGLITPSLDEMITNAKEMEKRGMNVPILVGGATTSKAHTAIKIAPHYSGPVIHVSDASLVTEVCNHLTNEKTREQYLIDLEDSHQKARERHAAGAATSAKYVPLVEARERAFSPDWDSYEPLVPETVGTELLESISPEEVIEYFDWSPFFHAWQMRGSFPKILTHHQRGEEATKLYDDARRILDDLVSGKRVHLRGILGLWPANSIGDDVEIYGDASRKTVLDTFRFLRQQKEKSSADEPYLSLADFVAPKTSGKIDYVGAFACTAGQEIEDYAASFKQSGDDYTAILIQALADRFAEGLSEFCHKKVRDNWGFGREEGFRFGERLSADRGAVNPHVDWMIKERYRSIRPAAGYPSAPDHTEKQGIWDLLEVEKKIGVSLTTSYAMNPPSSVSGLYFAHPEARYFGVGRIARDQIEDYASRKGMSIEECEKWLQSDLAFEPEAIATAAG; encoded by the coding sequence ATGTCGAAGCAGAAACAGATTCCCGAATCCGCGTCCTTTGGGCAGTTGCGGGAAATTTTTCAGAAGCGCATCGCCTTTTTGGACGGAGCGATGGGCACCATGATTCAGCGTCACAATCTGACGGAGGAAGACTTTCGCAATGAGGATCTGAAGGATGTCCCGGGAGATTTGAAGGGGAACAACGATCTGCTCAGCATTACGCGTCCGGAGATCATCGAAGACATCCACCGGAAATTTTTTGAAGCGGGTTCGGACATCGTCGAGACGAACACTTTCAGTGGAACGACTATCGCCCAGGCGGATTACGGTCTCGAGAGTTGGGTGGATCGGATCAACCGGGACTCGGTGCGGTTGGCCCGCAAGGTGGCTGATGAGATTTCGGCTCGCGAGGGGCGTCAGCTTTTCGTTGCGGGAGCGATGGGGCCGACGAACCGGACGGCCTCGCTCTCTCCAGATGTGAACCGTCCGGAATACCGGGCCGTCACCTACGAGCAACTGCGGACGGCTTACTATGAGCAGGCAAAGAGCCTCGTCGAGGCGGGGGCGGATCTACTCCTGCCGGAGACGACTTTCGATACTCTGAATCTCAAAGCTTCGATCCACGCGATTGAAGATCTCTTCGAGGAGCGAAACGAGCGGATCCCCGTGATCCTGTCGGTGACGATTACGGACCAGTCCGGGCGGACCTTGTCCGGCCAGACGGTGGAGGCGTTCTGGAATTCGGTTCGGCATGCAAAGCCATTCTGCGTGGGTCTCAACTGTGCTCTCGGCGCGGATTTGATGAAGCCATTTCTGCAGGAACTTTCGCGGGTCGCGGATACCTATGTTCACGTTTATCCTAATGCGGGCTTGCCGAATCCTCTGAGTGATACCGGATATGACGAAACGCCGGAGCATACGGGAAGTGCGCTGGCGGGCTTTGCCACCGAGGGGCTGGTCAATCTCGTCGGGGGATGCTGCGGAACGACTCCGGATCACATCGCTGCGGTGGTGGAAGAAGTTTCCGAGTTTCCGCCACGGGTGGTTCCAGAGATTACGCGTTGTCTGCGATTGAGCGGATTGGAGCCGATGAATTTTGACGGGTCCGGTGAAGGATTCCTGATGGTGGGGGAACGGGCAAATGTGACCGGTTCTCCGCGCTTCAAGAAGTTGATCAAAGCCGGAGATTTTGAGGGCGCGCTGACGGTTGCCAGTTCTCAGATTGAGAAGGGCGCTCACGTATTGGACGTGAACTTTGACGAGGGCATGCTCGAAGGGGAGGAGTGCATGCGCAAGTTCCTCAACCTGCTGGGTTCCGAGCCGGATATCTCCCGGGTGCCGTTCATGATCGACAGTTCCAAGTGGTCGGTGATCGAGGCGGGGCTGCAGTGTGTGCAGGGCAAGCCAATCGTGAACTCGATTAGCCTGAAAGAGGGCGAAGACGCTTTCCGCAAACAGGCCCAGAAGATCCTTCGCTACGGTGCGGCCGCAGTGGTGATGGCTTTCGATGAGAACGGTCAGGCCGTCTCGGTGGAGGGCAAAGTGGAAATCGCCGAGCGCTCATTCCGGATCCTCACAGAGGAAGTTGGATTCGAGCCTCAGGACGTCATTTTTGACCTCAATATCCTCACGGTCGCGACCGGGATGGAGGAGCATAACCCGTATGCCGTGAACTTCATCGAGGCCGTCCGTGAAGTGAAGAAGCGCTGCCCGGGTTGCTTGACCAGTGGAGGTCTCTCGAACGTTTCGTTCTCCTTCCGTGGCAACAATCCTGTGCGGGAGGCGATGCACGCATCATTCCTCCATCACGCGCAAAAGGCTGGCCTCGACATGGCGATCGTGAATCCCGGTCTCTTGATGGATTACGACAAGATCGAGGAGCCGCTGAAGACCTTGGTCGACGATGTCATCCTCAACCGCAATCCTGAATCGACCGAGCGGCTCATCGAGCATGCGGAGGCGATCAAGGAAGGCCGCGCTGGCGGGAGTCCCGAAGAGCGGGTGAGTGCGGCCATGGTTCGCGGGATGAAGGTGTTGCAAGAGCTCTTCGAACGAGCTTCCCGTGAAAAGAACCCGGAGATTCTCGAGAAATTCCTCCTAGGGGGCGAAGGAGCCGTGCCTGCCGGAGATTCGGTAAAAAAAAAAGCTGAAGGGGTAGGCGATTGGCGTTCCCAAGACTTGGGCAAACGCATCGAGCACGCCTTGGTTCGCGGAATCGCGAGCCATATTGAGGAGGATACCGAGGAGGCTCGGCAGAAGCTGGACCGTCCGCTCGACGTGATCGAGGGCCCGCTCATGGACGGCATGAAGGTCGTTGGGAAGCTCTTCGGCGAGGGGAAGATGTTTCTCCCTCAAGTGGTCAAGAGTGCGCGGGTCATGAAAAAGGCCGTGGCCTATCTTCTCCCTTACATGGAGGAGGAGAAAAAGGATTCCAGCTCGGCGGGAACCTTTGTCATCGCGACCGTTCGGGGCGATGTGCACGACATCGGGAAAAACATCGTCGGAGTGGTCCTCGGGTGCAACGGCTACAAGGTGGTCGACCTTGGAGTGATGTGTGAGCTCGACAAAATTCTCGATGCGGCGAGAGAGCACAACGCGGACTTCATCGGGATGTCCGGTCTGATCACGCCCTCGCTCGATGAGATGATCACCAACGCGAAGGAGATGGAGAAACGGGGAATGAACGTGCCGATTTTGGTCGGGGGTGCGACGACCTCGAAAGCCCATACCGCCATTAAGATCGCACCGCACTACAGCGGGCCTGTGATTCATGTGAGCGATGCCTCGCTCGTCACCGAGGTCTGCAATCATTTGACCAACGAGAAGACGAGGGAGCAGTACCTGATCGATCTGGAAGACTCCCACCAAAAGGCGCGCGAGCGTCATGCGGCCGGGGCGGCGACTTCGGCAAAATATGTGCCTCTGGTGGAAGCGCGGGAGCGGGCGTTCTCGCCTGATTGGGATTCGTATGAACCGCTGGTCCCCGAAACGGTGGGGACGGAGTTGCTCGAGTCGATTTCGCCGGAAGAGGTGATTGAATATTTTGACTGGTCTCCCTTTTTCCATGCCTGGCAGATGCGCGGGAGTTTTCCCAAGATCTTGACTCACCATCAGCGTGGCGAGGAAGCCACGAAGCTCTATGACGATGCCCGCCGGATCCTCGATGATCTGGTAAGCGGAAAGCGGGTCCATCTCCGGGGAATCCTCGGATTGTGGCCGGCGAATTCGATTGGAGACGATGTGGAGATCTATGGCGACGCTTCGCGGAAGACGGTTCTGGATACCTTTCGTTTCCTGCGTCAGCAGAAGGAAAAAAGCTCGGCCGATGAGCCGTATCTCTCGCTGGCCGATTTCGTTGCCCCGAAGACTTCGGGCAAGATCGACTACGTCGGGGCATTTGCCTGCACGGCGGGCCAGGAGATCGAGGATTACGCCGCTTCGTTCAAACAGAGTGGAGACGACTACACGGCGATCTTGATTCAAGCGCTGGCTGATCGTTTTGCCGAAGGTCTTTCGGAGTTCTGCCATAAAAAGGTGCGGGATAATTGGGGATTTGGGCGCGAGGAAGGCTTTCGCTTCGGGGAACGGTTGTCGGCGGATCGCGGTGCGGTGAATCCTCATGTCGATTGGATGATTAAGGAACGCTACCGCAGCATCCGTCCTGCTGCCGGGTATCCTTCCGCTCCCGACCACACGGAGAAGCAGGGGATTTGGGATCTGCTCGAAGTGGAAAAGAAGATCGGAGTTTCGCTGACGACCAGCTACGCTATGAATCCCCC
- the rpe gene encoding ribulose-phosphate 3-epimerase — MTDPSSTSSPFPPKLAPSMLAGNHANLRDGLEKILKLPIEWLHLDIMDGHFVPNLSFGPKTIDDLRPIAPDLFFDTHLMLARPDLMIDAFAKSSDQITIHVEPFYPIRETLHAIRDKGLKAGLALNPGTPLERALPFLEEIDLLLLMTVQPGFGGQSFRTEVLEKIQAADQIRREKDLPFRIEVDGGVDAETGPQCRQAGADTFVCGTAFFKADNLEKFRQGIEE, encoded by the coding sequence ATGACCGATCCATCCTCCACTTCTTCGCCATTCCCCCCGAAGCTCGCCCCGTCGATGCTCGCGGGGAATCACGCCAATCTTCGTGACGGCTTGGAGAAGATCTTAAAGCTACCAATCGAATGGCTGCACCTGGACATCATGGATGGCCACTTCGTTCCCAACCTGAGTTTCGGCCCCAAAACCATCGACGACCTGCGACCCATTGCGCCGGACCTTTTCTTCGACACCCACCTGATGCTGGCCCGCCCCGATCTCATGATCGATGCCTTTGCCAAGTCCTCTGACCAAATTACGATCCACGTCGAACCCTTCTACCCCATTCGCGAGACCCTACACGCCATTCGCGACAAAGGCCTCAAAGCCGGGCTCGCCCTCAACCCGGGCACTCCTCTCGAACGAGCTCTCCCTTTTCTCGAGGAAATCGATCTCCTCCTCCTCATGACCGTCCAACCGGGATTCGGAGGACAGTCTTTCCGCACCGAGGTCTTGGAGAAAATCCAAGCCGCCGACCAGATTCGCCGGGAGAAAGATCTCCCCTTCCGCATCGAAGTCGATGGAGGCGTCGACGCCGAAACCGGCCCCCAATGCCGTCAAGCCGGGGCCGATACCTTTGTCTGCGGAACCGCCTTCTTCAAAGCGGACAATCTCGAGAAATTCCGCCAGGGAATCGAAGAGTAA